A single region of the Triticum dicoccoides isolate Atlit2015 ecotype Zavitan chromosome 2B, WEW_v2.0, whole genome shotgun sequence genome encodes:
- the LOC119368542 gene encoding ethylene-responsive transcription factor ERF003-like, which produces MPKLQRYRGVRQRHWGSWVSEIRHPLMKTRIWLGTYETAEDAARAYDEAARLMSGPAARTNFPSTNGVAAGGGCLSATLRAKLEKCCMSTPAPVQNVEAAKAARTGGGAARRNRVEDVVKRVDEEEECIEEMIRELTHYGSVEIVAPSACSSSVV; this is translated from the exons ATGCCGAAGCTGCAGCGGtacaggggcgtcaggcagaggcaCTGGGGCTCCTGGGTCTCCGAGATCCGCCACCCGCTCAT GAAGACGAGGATCTGGCTGGGCACGTACGAGACGGCGGAGGACGCGGCGCGGGCGTACGACGAGGCGGCGAGGCTCATGAGCGGGCCCGCGGCGCGCACCAACTTCCCCTCCACAAACGGTGTCGCCGCCGGCGGCGGATGCCTCTCAGCGACCCTGCGCGCCAAGCTGGAGAAATGCTGCATGTCGACGCCGGCGCCGGTGCAAAACGTCGAGGCGGCCAAGGCGGCGAGGACCGGAGGCGGCGCCGCTCGCCGAAACAGGGTCGAGGACGTCGTCAAGCgcgtggacgaggaggaggagtgcaTCGAGGAGATGATCAGGGAGCTCACCCACTACGGCTCCGTGGAgatcgtcgccccctccgcctgctcCAGCTCCGTCGTCTAG
- the LOC119365997 gene encoding uncharacterized protein LOC119365997 isoform X3 — MASLFRARRRRSPEDEGDDGEGSGSGRGKRRRLSPEEGALVPAEGGRSPGWLSTIVTGAKRVISSVLFSSSEEQASGDEEEEEEEDGSEQDSDGNEDTRDTHGKIVPYSESKLAIEEMVLKETFSRDECDKMVKLLQSRVTDSAFPEAYEHWTPKETPRRNGHDFTGAWRSLNRNRNGPGSGPFFSTGPGNFSPGSPLQASPELCSAAVMEAKKWLEEKRQGLGSKPEDHGPCTLNTDVLNADLKSDKGSPVDLAKSYMQSLPPWQSPLLGSRRFKSPPSGGVHINDEEGSKYFSSSKVDTKEDFLSSSNFWENFDMRRDHIRFSETAEASKSRPHGSTSRLFDNGVSILSPGTRDEVGQPVQGYEGSDKVAAAEPANECSLPISPTKDGNHGAVDSVDPAPNDSGNLVQECHAASDVHPDEVPQGNADEVPQGNADEVPHGNPVPLTSATEEAADHSGDKSVPAEPEIHEELHMNSTSESRAKDAAPQIRMSLRSLKKKVHTSLNGPTKKISANGLLDRSDGNSGIESSGNDNPSCTNSSSAVPPNNNELINSAADASADNSVDNGARTVSEKQADGKSVENGAGKDSVEPVKEDPKPTYVRRGRKRAARRAS; from the exons atggCGTCCCTCTTCAGGgctcgccggcggcgatcgccggaggaCGAAGGGGACGACGGCGAAGGATCCGGATCCGGGCGGGGCAagcgccgccgcctctcgccggaGGAGGGCGCGCTGGTGCCGGCGGAGGGGGGCAGGAGCCCCGGGTGGCTCTCCACCATCGTCACCGGGGCCAAGCGGGTCATATCCTCCGTGCTCTTCTCCTCGTCCGAGGAGCAGGCCTccggggacgaggaggaggaggaggaggaggacggctcCGAGCAGGACTCCG ATGGAAACGAAGATACCCGTGATACTCATGGAAAAATAGTTCCTTACAGCGAGTCAAAGCTTGCCATTGAGGAAATGGTTTTGAAGGAAACATTTTCAAG GGATGAATGTGATAAGATGGTAAAGCTATTACAGTCACGTGTTACAGATTCAGCATTTCCTGAAGCCTATGAGCATTGGACACCAAAAGAAACCCCAAGAAGGAATGGCCATGATTTTACTGGAGCTTGGCGTTCCTTGAATCGCAATAGAAATGGCCCTGGGTCAGGTCCATTTTTTAGTACCGGACCTGGTAACTTTTCTCCTGGCTCTCCTCTCCAAGCATCACCTGAGCTATGTAGTGCAGCAGTTATGGAAGCAAAGAAATGGTTGGAAGAGAAAAGGCAGGGATTAGGCTCAAAGCCTGAAGATCATGGACCTTGCACATTGAACACTGATGTGCTTAATGCT GACCTCAAATCTGACAAGGGTTCTCCTGTCGATTTAGCAAAATCATACATGCAGTCATTGCCACCATGGCAGTCCCCTTTATTAGGCAGTCGGAGATTTAAATCTCCACCCTCCGGTGGAGTACATATTAATGATGAAGAAGGATCCAAATACTTCTCATCATCGAAG GTCGACACCAAGGAAGACTTCCTTTCCAGTTCCAACTTCTGGGAGAACTTTGATATGCGAAGAGATCACATTAGATTTTCTGAAACTGCAGAAGCTTCTAAGTCGAGGCCTCATGGTTCTACTTCCAGATTGTTTGATAATGGTGTCTCTATACTCTCGCCAGGTACTCGTGATGAAGTTGGACAGCCTGTACAGGGTTATGAAG GTTCTGATAAAGTTGCTGCAGCAGAACCAGCCAATGAGTGCTCCTTACCTATTTCACCAACTAAAGATGGAAACCAT GGTGCTGTTGATTCTGTGGATCCTGCACCGAATGACAGTGGCAATCTTGTCCAAGAATGCCATGCTGCATCTGATGTTCATCCTG ATGAGGTACCACAGGGGAATGCAGATGAGGTACCACAGGGGAATGCAGATGAGGTACCACATGGGAACCCTGTGCCTCTCACAAG TGCTACGGAAGAGGCTGCCGACCACAGTGGAGATAAATCTGTGCCCGCAGAACCAGAAATTCACGAAGAATTGCATATGAACTCAACTTCAG AATCAAGAGCAAAGGATGCAGCCCCCCAGATCCGGATGAGTTTGCGTTCCCTAAAGAAAAAGGTCCACACGAGTTTAAATGGGCCTACCAAGAAAATCTCCGCCAACGG TCTTTTGGATCGGTCAGACGGCAACTCAGGGATAGAATCCTCGGGCAATGATAATCCCAGCTGCACTAACTCGAGCAGTGCTGTGCCTCCCAACAATAATGAGTTGATCAACTCTGCAGCTGATGCTTCAGCTGATAACTCCGTCGATAATGGCGCGAGAACGGTTTCAGAGAAACAGGCGGATGGTAAGTCTGTCGAAAACGGCGCTGGGAAGGATTCAGTTGAACCAGTAAAGGAAGACCCTAAACCAACTTACGTCAGACGTGGCCGGAAAAGGGCTGCTCGGAGGGCATCATGA
- the LOC119365997 gene encoding uncharacterized protein LOC119365997 isoform X1 → MASLFRARRRRSPEDEGDDGEGSGSGRGKRRRLSPEEGALVPAEGGRSPGWLSTIVTGAKRVISSVLFSSSEEQASGDEEEEEEEDGSEQDSDGNEDTRDTHGKIVPYSESKLAIEEMVLKETFSRDECDKMVKLLQSRVTDSAFPEAYEHWTPKETPRRNGHDFTGAWRSLNRNRNGPGSGPFFSTGPGNFSPGSPLQASPELCSAAVMEAKKWLEEKRQGLGSKPEDHGPCTLNTDVLNADLKSDKGSPVDLAKSYMQSLPPWQSPLLGSRRFKSPPSGGVHINDEEGSKYFSSSKVDTKEDFLSSSNFWENFDMRRDHIRFSETAEASKSRPHGSTSRLFDNGVSILSPGTRDEVGQPVQGYEGSDKVAAAEPANECSLPISPTKDGNHGAVDSVDPAPNDSGNLVQECHAASDVHPDEVPQGNADEVPQGNADEVPHGNPVPLTSATEEAADHSGDKSVPAEPEIHEELHMNSTSAATVHAYDGFADYGTVPESRAKDAAPQIRMSLRSLKKKVHTSLNGPTKKISANGLLDRSDGNSGIESSGNDNPSCTNSSSAVPPNNNELINSAADASADNSVDNGARTVSEKQADGKSVENGAGKDSVEPVKEDPKPTYVRRGRKRAARRAS, encoded by the exons atggCGTCCCTCTTCAGGgctcgccggcggcgatcgccggaggaCGAAGGGGACGACGGCGAAGGATCCGGATCCGGGCGGGGCAagcgccgccgcctctcgccggaGGAGGGCGCGCTGGTGCCGGCGGAGGGGGGCAGGAGCCCCGGGTGGCTCTCCACCATCGTCACCGGGGCCAAGCGGGTCATATCCTCCGTGCTCTTCTCCTCGTCCGAGGAGCAGGCCTccggggacgaggaggaggaggaggaggaggacggctcCGAGCAGGACTCCG ATGGAAACGAAGATACCCGTGATACTCATGGAAAAATAGTTCCTTACAGCGAGTCAAAGCTTGCCATTGAGGAAATGGTTTTGAAGGAAACATTTTCAAG GGATGAATGTGATAAGATGGTAAAGCTATTACAGTCACGTGTTACAGATTCAGCATTTCCTGAAGCCTATGAGCATTGGACACCAAAAGAAACCCCAAGAAGGAATGGCCATGATTTTACTGGAGCTTGGCGTTCCTTGAATCGCAATAGAAATGGCCCTGGGTCAGGTCCATTTTTTAGTACCGGACCTGGTAACTTTTCTCCTGGCTCTCCTCTCCAAGCATCACCTGAGCTATGTAGTGCAGCAGTTATGGAAGCAAAGAAATGGTTGGAAGAGAAAAGGCAGGGATTAGGCTCAAAGCCTGAAGATCATGGACCTTGCACATTGAACACTGATGTGCTTAATGCT GACCTCAAATCTGACAAGGGTTCTCCTGTCGATTTAGCAAAATCATACATGCAGTCATTGCCACCATGGCAGTCCCCTTTATTAGGCAGTCGGAGATTTAAATCTCCACCCTCCGGTGGAGTACATATTAATGATGAAGAAGGATCCAAATACTTCTCATCATCGAAG GTCGACACCAAGGAAGACTTCCTTTCCAGTTCCAACTTCTGGGAGAACTTTGATATGCGAAGAGATCACATTAGATTTTCTGAAACTGCAGAAGCTTCTAAGTCGAGGCCTCATGGTTCTACTTCCAGATTGTTTGATAATGGTGTCTCTATACTCTCGCCAGGTACTCGTGATGAAGTTGGACAGCCTGTACAGGGTTATGAAG GTTCTGATAAAGTTGCTGCAGCAGAACCAGCCAATGAGTGCTCCTTACCTATTTCACCAACTAAAGATGGAAACCAT GGTGCTGTTGATTCTGTGGATCCTGCACCGAATGACAGTGGCAATCTTGTCCAAGAATGCCATGCTGCATCTGATGTTCATCCTG ATGAGGTACCACAGGGGAATGCAGATGAGGTACCACAGGGGAATGCAGATGAGGTACCACATGGGAACCCTGTGCCTCTCACAAG TGCTACGGAAGAGGCTGCCGACCACAGTGGAGATAAATCTGTGCCCGCAGAACCAGAAATTCACGAAGAATTGCATATGAACTCAACTTCAG CTGCTACTGTTCACGCTTATGATGGCTTTGCTGATTATGGAACTGTTCCAGAATCAAGAGCAAAGGATGCAGCCCCCCAGATCCGGATGAGTTTGCGTTCCCTAAAGAAAAAGGTCCACACGAGTTTAAATGGGCCTACCAAGAAAATCTCCGCCAACGG TCTTTTGGATCGGTCAGACGGCAACTCAGGGATAGAATCCTCGGGCAATGATAATCCCAGCTGCACTAACTCGAGCAGTGCTGTGCCTCCCAACAATAATGAGTTGATCAACTCTGCAGCTGATGCTTCAGCTGATAACTCCGTCGATAATGGCGCGAGAACGGTTTCAGAGAAACAGGCGGATGGTAAGTCTGTCGAAAACGGCGCTGGGAAGGATTCAGTTGAACCAGTAAAGGAAGACCCTAAACCAACTTACGTCAGACGTGGCCGGAAAAGGGCTGCTCGGAGGGCATCATGA
- the LOC119365997 gene encoding uncharacterized protein LOC119365997 isoform X2, whose translation MASLFRARRRRSPEDEGDDGEGSGSGRGKRRRLSPEEGALVPAEGGRSPGWLSTIVTGAKRVISSVLFSSSEEQASGDEEEEEEEDGSEQDSDGNEDTRDTHGKIVPYSESKLAIEEMVLKETFSRDECDKMVKLLQSRVTDSAFPEAYEHWTPKETPRRNGHDFTGAWRSLNRNRNGPGSGPFFSTGPGNFSPGSPLQASPELCSAAVMEAKKWLEEKRQGLGSKPEDHGPCTLNTDVLNADLKSDKGSPVDLAKSYMQSLPPWQSPLLGSRRFKSPPSGGVHINDEEGSKYFSSSKVDTKEDFLSSSNFWENFDMRRDHIRFSETAEASKSRPHGSTSRLFDNGVSILSPGTRDEVGQPVQGYEGSDKVAAAEPANECSLPISPTKDGNHGAVDSVDPAPNDSGNLVQECHAASDVHPDEVPQGNADEVPHGNPVPLTSATEEAADHSGDKSVPAEPEIHEELHMNSTSAATVHAYDGFADYGTVPESRAKDAAPQIRMSLRSLKKKVHTSLNGPTKKISANGLLDRSDGNSGIESSGNDNPSCTNSSSAVPPNNNELINSAADASADNSVDNGARTVSEKQADGKSVENGAGKDSVEPVKEDPKPTYVRRGRKRAARRAS comes from the exons atggCGTCCCTCTTCAGGgctcgccggcggcgatcgccggaggaCGAAGGGGACGACGGCGAAGGATCCGGATCCGGGCGGGGCAagcgccgccgcctctcgccggaGGAGGGCGCGCTGGTGCCGGCGGAGGGGGGCAGGAGCCCCGGGTGGCTCTCCACCATCGTCACCGGGGCCAAGCGGGTCATATCCTCCGTGCTCTTCTCCTCGTCCGAGGAGCAGGCCTccggggacgaggaggaggaggaggaggaggacggctcCGAGCAGGACTCCG ATGGAAACGAAGATACCCGTGATACTCATGGAAAAATAGTTCCTTACAGCGAGTCAAAGCTTGCCATTGAGGAAATGGTTTTGAAGGAAACATTTTCAAG GGATGAATGTGATAAGATGGTAAAGCTATTACAGTCACGTGTTACAGATTCAGCATTTCCTGAAGCCTATGAGCATTGGACACCAAAAGAAACCCCAAGAAGGAATGGCCATGATTTTACTGGAGCTTGGCGTTCCTTGAATCGCAATAGAAATGGCCCTGGGTCAGGTCCATTTTTTAGTACCGGACCTGGTAACTTTTCTCCTGGCTCTCCTCTCCAAGCATCACCTGAGCTATGTAGTGCAGCAGTTATGGAAGCAAAGAAATGGTTGGAAGAGAAAAGGCAGGGATTAGGCTCAAAGCCTGAAGATCATGGACCTTGCACATTGAACACTGATGTGCTTAATGCT GACCTCAAATCTGACAAGGGTTCTCCTGTCGATTTAGCAAAATCATACATGCAGTCATTGCCACCATGGCAGTCCCCTTTATTAGGCAGTCGGAGATTTAAATCTCCACCCTCCGGTGGAGTACATATTAATGATGAAGAAGGATCCAAATACTTCTCATCATCGAAG GTCGACACCAAGGAAGACTTCCTTTCCAGTTCCAACTTCTGGGAGAACTTTGATATGCGAAGAGATCACATTAGATTTTCTGAAACTGCAGAAGCTTCTAAGTCGAGGCCTCATGGTTCTACTTCCAGATTGTTTGATAATGGTGTCTCTATACTCTCGCCAGGTACTCGTGATGAAGTTGGACAGCCTGTACAGGGTTATGAAG GTTCTGATAAAGTTGCTGCAGCAGAACCAGCCAATGAGTGCTCCTTACCTATTTCACCAACTAAAGATGGAAACCAT GGTGCTGTTGATTCTGTGGATCCTGCACCGAATGACAGTGGCAATCTTGTCCAAGAATGCCATGCTGCATCTGATGTTCATCCTG ATGAGGTACCACAGGGGAATGCAGATGAGGTACCACATGGGAACCCTGTGCCTCTCACAAG TGCTACGGAAGAGGCTGCCGACCACAGTGGAGATAAATCTGTGCCCGCAGAACCAGAAATTCACGAAGAATTGCATATGAACTCAACTTCAG CTGCTACTGTTCACGCTTATGATGGCTTTGCTGATTATGGAACTGTTCCAGAATCAAGAGCAAAGGATGCAGCCCCCCAGATCCGGATGAGTTTGCGTTCCCTAAAGAAAAAGGTCCACACGAGTTTAAATGGGCCTACCAAGAAAATCTCCGCCAACGG TCTTTTGGATCGGTCAGACGGCAACTCAGGGATAGAATCCTCGGGCAATGATAATCCCAGCTGCACTAACTCGAGCAGTGCTGTGCCTCCCAACAATAATGAGTTGATCAACTCTGCAGCTGATGCTTCAGCTGATAACTCCGTCGATAATGGCGCGAGAACGGTTTCAGAGAAACAGGCGGATGGTAAGTCTGTCGAAAACGGCGCTGGGAAGGATTCAGTTGAACCAGTAAAGGAAGACCCTAAACCAACTTACGTCAGACGTGGCCGGAAAAGGGCTGCTCGGAGGGCATCATGA